The Buchnera aphidicola (Cavariella theobaldi) DNA window GTCAAAATACTCCTTATAAAACAATTGTCTTATCATTTTCAAGCTGAAATAGTTAATATACAATAAAAAATTTTTATATCATTACATTATCAAAAAATATAAAGATATTAATTTATATAATAAATACTACATGTAATGTATTACAATAATTATTATTCAATACAAAATCATATTTACACGAACAATAAAGACAATATAATTTATGAATATAAAAAAAAAGATTTTATTTATTAATAAAAATATTAATATTCCAGTTAAAAATATTGAAAATATAAAATCATCTAAAAAACCTAACTGGATAAAAGTCAAAATTCCTCTTATATCTTCAAAAATATATCAGATAAAAAAAGCTTTACGAGAAAATAATCTTCATTCTGTATGTGAAGAGGCTAATTGTCCTAATTTACCAGAATGCTTTAATAAAGGCACAGCAACATTTATGATTTTAGGCTCTATCTGTACAAGAAATTGTCCTTTTTGTGCAGTCAAACATGGTAAACCAGATATTATCAATATACACGAACCGATAAAATTAGCTAATACTATATTTGATATGAATATTAAGTATGTAGTAATTACTTCTGTAGTACGTGATGATTTATATGATGGAGGTGCACAACATTTCGTGGATTGCATGAAATCAATTAGAGACAAAAATAATGTTCAAATAGAAATATTAGTACCTGATTTTAGAGGTCGAATAAATCTTATTTTAAATATTTTTAATAAAGAATTACCTAATGTTTTCAATCATAATATTGAAAATGTACCTCGATTATATAAAATTATTCGACCTGGAGCAAACTATTCTAAATCTTTAATTTTACTCCAATCTTTTAAAAAAAAATATTCAAATATTCCCACAAAATCAGGTCTAATGGTTGGTTTAGGCGAAACAGAACAAGAACTTATTGCAGTGATGAAAGATTTATATTCTAGTGGTGTTTCTTTATTGACAATTGGACAATATCTACAACCTAGTTCTGAACATTTTCC harbors:
- the lipA gene encoding lipoyl synthase — protein: MNIKKKILFINKNINIPVKNIENIKSSKKPNWIKVKIPLISSKIYQIKKALRENNLHSVCEEANCPNLPECFNKGTATFMILGSICTRNCPFCAVKHGKPDIINIHEPIKLANTIFDMNIKYVVITSVVRDDLYDGGAQHFVDCMKSIRDKNNVQIEILVPDFRGRINLILNIFNKELPNVFNHNIENVPRLYKIIRPGANYSKSLILLQSFKKKYSNIPTKSGLMVGLGETEQELIAVMKDLYSSGVSLLTIGQYLQPSSEHFPVQRYISPLEFEDIRKEALSIGFTHAFCGPLVRSSYHADIQANAFIK